A genomic window from Tolypothrix sp. PCC 7910 includes:
- a CDS encoding DUF3122 domain-containing protein has protein sequence MLRRFLQSFWWMLLLGILTMLIFLGLEIKSYQTAIAAITKFEQVPGEIIYRSHLKLDDQSGNSWQVILWKQIYPGHSPSVNLRLVGFPGSAELIHPQPLRITKATGEVLTAPDVFLEEAPVPSIGQYDFQNILPKLPIEPLQLGIPLPGQHFINISVPPSVVQEWQSVVSN, from the coding sequence ATGTTGCGTCGCTTCCTACAATCATTTTGGTGGATGCTTTTGTTGGGGATATTGACGATGTTGATATTCCTGGGTTTAGAAATCAAATCCTATCAAACTGCGATCGCAGCTATTACTAAATTTGAACAAGTACCAGGAGAGATAATTTATCGCTCACATCTGAAATTAGACGATCAATCAGGAAATTCTTGGCAAGTTATCTTGTGGAAGCAGATTTATCCAGGTCATTCACCTAGCGTAAATCTCCGACTGGTAGGTTTTCCGGGTTCTGCTGAATTGATTCATCCGCAACCACTGCGAATTACTAAAGCTACAGGTGAGGTCTTGACTGCTCCCGATGTTTTTTTAGAGGAAGCACCAGTACCTAGCATTGGTCAGTATGATTTCCAAAATATATTGCCAAAATTGCCCATAGAACCTCTACAGCTTGGTATTCCTTTGCCTGGCCAGCACTTCATTAATATTTCGGTTCCGCCATCAGTCGTGCAGGAATGGCAATCAGTAGTCAGTAACTAG